In Pristis pectinata isolate sPriPec2 chromosome 2, sPriPec2.1.pri, whole genome shotgun sequence, the sequence ttttggtacattggccttcataaatcagggcattgagtacaggagttgggatgttacaatGAAGTTGTAcaagttggtgaggccgaatttggagtattgtgtgcaattgggGTCACCtaactacctacaggaaagataccaataagcttgagagagtgcagagaaaatttacgatgatgatgctgggacttgaggacatgagttatagggaaaggttgaataggttaggactttattccctggaacataggagaatgaggggagatcttatagaggtatacaaaattatgttgggtatagatagggtgaatgcatgcaggctttttgaCCACAGGTTGGGTGATactagaactaaaggacataggttcagggttgaaaggtgaaatatttaaggggaatctgagggggaactacttcacttatagggtggtgcaagtgtggaacgagtgCCAGTGGAAGTGTTGGATGCaggttcaaatgtaacatttaagagaagtttggataggtacatggatgggaggggtttggagggatatggaccagatgcaggcagatgggactaggcagaagatcaggtcagcatggattagatgagccgaagggcctatttctgtgctgtagtgctctatgacacaAACTGGAAGATATAGAACAAGGGGTACAGGTAATCCCCacgttacagcagggttccattttGGTGAACTGTTCATAATCCAAACAGTTCACAttggaaatgtggctgtgaaccaagttcccacctaGCAGAAGATGGCTGCAGCCCTGCAACAGCCAGGAAATACattccaccagtctcccaaacactcattcatattTACGGGCTGTACATGTCAGGTGTTCATAATCTAAAGAGGACCCAAAATATGTTGGTGTGGACTGGCAATTGGTTATCCAACAGAAAAAGAGAGTAggaataccatagaacaatacaggtccttcggcccaccgtgttgtgccgaccttcaaaccacacctaagactatctaaccccttcctcccacatatccccgtatcttaaattcctccatatgcttatctaacaatctcttgaacttgtccaaccccctccacccctcccccacctaccccctcgcctctcccccctccccctcctaccccctcctcccctctcccaccccctcctcccctcccccacctcccctctcccaactcccctctcccacccctcctcccctcccccacctcccccccctcctcccctcccccacctcccctctcccccacctcccccctcccccacctcccctctcccccctcctaccccctccccccctcctcccctctcccaccccctcctcccctctcccccctccccccctctcccccctcctcccctctcccccctcctcccctctccccccctcccaccccctcctcccctctcccccctcccaccccctctcccccctcccacccctccacccctctcccccctcctcccctctcccccctcctcccctcccaccccctcctcccctctccccctcctcccctcccaccccctcctcccctctccccctcctcccctcccaccccctcctcccctctccccctcctcccctctccccctcctcccctctcccccctcccaccccctcctcccccctcccccctcccaccccctcctcccccctcccccctcctcccctcccaccccctcctcccctcccaccccctcctcccctctcccccctcctcccctcccaccccctcctcccctctcccccctcctcccctcccaccccctcctcccctctcccccctcccacccccctcacccccctcccacccctcccccctcccaccccctcctcccctctcccacccctccccctcccacccccctcccacccccctcctcccctctcccaccccctcctcccctctccccctcccaccccctcctcccctctcccccctcccaccccctcccccctctcaccccctcccaccccctcccccctctcccccccctccccccctctccccccctccccccctctcccccctcccaccccctccccccctctcccccctcctcccctctcccccctcccaccccctcctcccctctcccaccccctcctcccctctccccctcccaccccctcctcccctctcccccctcccaccccctcctcccccccctcccaccccctcctcccccccctcccaccccctcctcccctctccccctcccaccccctcctcccccctcccccctcctcctcccctctcccccctcctcccctctcccccctcccaccccctcccctctcccccctcctcctcccctctcccccctcccaccccctcctcccctctccccctcccaccccctcctccctctcccccctcccaccccctcctcccctctcccccctcccaccccctcctcccctctcccccctcccaccccctcctcccctctccccctcccacccctcctcccctctcccccctcccaccccctcctcccctctcccccctcccacccctcctcccctctcccccctcccaccccctcctcccctctcccccctcccaccccctcctcccctctcccccctcccaccccctcctccctctcccccctcccccccctcccaccccctcctactcttctctctctccccttcccctcttccccctcccccatcccaaccccTCATCACTCTGCCTCCCCCCCGCCGCTCTCCCCGATCGGCCCGACTCGCCTCCTGGCGTACAGCAGCAGCCCGACACTGAGCAACACGGCGATTAGGTAAACGTTGGTGGCATCGTTCCAGGCCTCGTGCACCGTGTagtccatccccatccccatcccggtcccggtcccggtcccgGCCCCGGCCCCGCTCCTCATCCCGGTCCCGGCCCCGGCTTCACCCCGCTCCCGCTCCCCAACCACCAGAGGCAGCAGCGTCATCCAAAATGCGCCGGAACTACAGACACGTTGGCAGAGATGAGCAACCGGAGAACCCCCCCCCCGGCaacttctccccccctccccctccccctccccttccccctcaccctcacccttccccctcaactccctccctctccctccccctctccctcccccctccctccccctctccctcccccctccctccccctctccctccccctccctcccccctccctccccctctccctcccccctccctccctcccccctccctcccccctccctccccctctccctcccccctccctccccctctccctccccctctcccctcccccctccctccccctctccctcccccctccctccccctctccctcccctcccctcccctcccctccccctcccctcccctccccctccccgccccctctctcccctccccctctctcccctccccctctctcccccctctccccatccctcccctccccctcccctcccctccccctcccccactctcccctcccccgccccctctctcccctccccctctctcccccctctctcccccctctccccatctctcccctcccccctctcccctcccccctctcccctccccaccccctctcccctcccccctctcccctcacccctcccccctcccctctctcccctcccctctccccctccccctctccctctcccccctcccccctccctcccactctccctcccccctccctcccactctccctccccccccctccctcccactctccctcccccctccctcccactctccctcccccctccctcccactctccctccccctccctcccactctccctcccactctccctcccactctccctccccctctccctccccctccctccccctctccctccccctccctccccctctccctccccctccctccccctctcccaccccctccctccccctctcccaactccctccccctctcccaactccctccctcccccctcccaactccctccctcccccctccctctccctccccctccctccccctccctccccctccctcccccctccctccccctccctcccccctccctcccccctccctccccctccctccccctccctcccccctccctcccccctccctccccctcttcctcccctccctccccctctctcccccctcccttctccctcctcccccctctcccctcccctcctccccctctccctcccctccctccccccctcccctcccctccctccccccctcccctccctcccctccctcccctcccctccctcccccctcccctccctcccctcccctccctccccccctccctccctcccctcccctccctccccccctcccctccctccctcccctccctccccccctcccctccctccctcccctcccctcccctccctccctcccctcccctccctcccctcccctccctccccccctccctacgCCCTTTCCCGTtctccgtcccccctccccctcccctccctcccactctccctccctcccccctccccctccctcccactctccctcctccttccactctccctcccctccctcctccctcccactctccctcctccttcccactctccctcccctccctcctccctcccactctccctcctccttcccactctccctccctccccctctccctcccccctccctccccctctccctcccccctccctccccctccctccccctctccctccccctcctccctcccccctccctccctcccccctccctcccccctccctccccctctccctcccccctccctccccctctccctccccctctccctcccccctccctccccctctccctcccccctccctccccctctccctcccctcccctccccctcccctcccctccccctccccgccccctctctcccctccccctctctcccctccccctctctcccaccctctccccatccctcccctcccctcccctcccctccccctcccccactctcccctcccccgccccctctctcccctccccctctctcccccctctctcccccctctccccatctctcccctcccccctctcccctcccccctctcccctccccacccccctctcccctcccccctctcccctcacccctcccccctcccctctctcccctcccctctccccctccccctctccctctcccccctcccccctccctcccactctccctcccccctccctcccactctccctccccccccctccctcccactctccctcccccctccctcccactctccctcccccctccctcccactctccctccccctccctcccactctccctcccactctccctcccactctccctccccatctccctccccatctccctccccatctccctccccctccctccccatctccctccccatctccctccccatctcccaccccctccctccccctctcccaactccctccccctctcccaactccctccctcccccctcccaactccctccctcccctcccctccctcctccctccccctccctcccccctccctccccctccctccccccctccctccccctccctcccccctccctcccccctccctccccctccctccccctccctcccccctccctcccccctccctccccctcttcctcccctccctccccctctctcccccctcccttctccctcctcccccctctcccctcccctcctccccctctcccctcccctccctccccccctcccctcccctccctccccccctcccctccctcccctccctcccctcccctccctccccccctcccctccctcccctcccctccctcccccccctcccctccctcccctcccctccctccccccctcccctccctcccctcccctccctccccccctcccctccctccctcccctcccctcccctccctccctcccctcccctccctccccccccctccctccccccctccctacgCCCTTTCCCGTtctccgtcccccctccccctcccctccctcccactctccctccctcccccctccccctccctcccactctccctcctccttcccactctccctccccctccctcctccctcccactctccctcctccttcccactctccctccccctccctcctccctcccactctccctcctccttcccactctccctccctcccccctccctccccccccctctaccctccccctccaccctccccctctaccctcccccctctctccccctctcccctcccctccccctcaactccccctccctccctctccccccctccccccttcagtCCTCactttatcagagatattcctttagTCCTTTCCAGTCCTTCCTTGTCTTCTTTTAAAACCTTCCCCAGTTCTGAAAGCCTTGACATGATTCTTGAACTCTGATTCCCCAAAGGTGAAAGGAGCACGCAGTAGAACTTCTCAATCACAACACAGATGTTACTCCACAACCATCCAGTTGCTGAGCTGGAACGATCGGTGTTTTGGAAAAGCTACCCTTctgactatttctctttcatagatgctacctaatctgctgatttatttccctcgcattttctgtttttatttcagtttttctgcATCTACTATATACTTTCACTCTGTGCCCTTTGGGGCCTCACAAAGCATACAACTTTTAGCAAGAGATTTCTCAAATTTAATTGCCTCAGAAAGACATGATCACCCTGTGTTTGCCAATGATCCACAATATATCCAGTCTCAATACAGAATGGTGTCACTCAAGGCTGCATTATCATCAATCCTTTTCTTAATCTTTCTCACAGCTTTTCCCTGGGGTAGAACGAATCTATGGGACAAATAAGAAACTGTCAAACCAGTCaccttcactccagaaccaagatcacttcaatctcagtcactgagctgcagTACCCAAATGTCACTTGCAGGAGTGCACAATGAAGGCTGaactccaagtcattgtcaatACATTCactgaagtgcataaaggtgTGGCTTTTCTCTGAAGATCAAAAGGTTCCCAGACAATATGCTGCACTGTGCAACACCACACATCCTcaatttccttctgtttttttgctggaaaaatacaaaaggaaaagcaatccatcactaaggaccctcactatctagGACAtgtccttttctcattactaccaagggggaggaggtacaagagcctgaagacccacactcaatagattcagaaacagtttcttctcctccaccatcagatttctgaacggtccatgaacattagcttgttattctattttttttgcagtatttagtaatttatagtaatttttatgtccttgcactgctggaacaaaacaacacatttcacatcatatgtcagtgataataaatctgattctgatatgttaCAAATAGCACCAGATGTAAAAAGAAGTCACAAAATTAAAGTTGCAAGAATAAGCAGAGAGCTcgtattggaagcagtttagaattgagcaaaaaaaaagccaagagATTAATTGAGAGAGCTAAAATTAAGTGCAAGGTTGAAATTAATAAGGCAATCCATCCCAGGGATTAAACGAGTGAATCACCTTAATATCATCTCTAATGCTatttgttacgagccaggttgctacttggtgagtgtccctttaaggcacctggatggTAGTGCcatagtgtgtgtggctttatctgactgctaCAAGTGGGAGCGAATTAGTGTTTATTACTGGAATGACGTAAGAGTCTGAAGGCGGATTTCACAGACGTGCTGGCAACTGCACAgactaagagagagagagagagacataaaggttggtagcactgactgccagtctctgtatctatgagtgaagcacaatcgttgtgactgtcactttacaatccatgtgtggatttttggagcaatctgtggagtccactttgtcgttaacctgtaccaggaatcaggtgtatctgtgggcggccacgtatcgagtgcccttgaagtggcagatatctctgactaaaagcaacagagttcttcgGCGACTGGGGTGTCGTATtgattccatcgtggaacttgtggaattcataaactccttctctctacattctaatgtggttttcaaaagccttagctcatcattttgcttcatgacttgctgacctgaactttgagaattgttcctagacttggggtttgggaacttgccacacacacacttcaggttattttggggtcaatgtctgatatctaatgtttttatttctcttactattacaagtagttattaataaatagattctaacttTTAAACATGGCTCAtcgtgtttctattgttgctggtacgtaacatatTATATCTTCCTTTAGTTAAAGGGACCAAGACTGTGCACAATACGCTCACGCCCTGTACAAATGTAAGAAAACTTCttcaatccttttgcaataaagtccaAAGTGCCATTTGCCTCAAGTACGTGctgtacctgcctgctaacttcatgattcatgcaccagaactCCTTGATCCTTCTGTACTTGGCTCATTTGCTGTTTCTTTCTGTTTAGTTAATAATCAGCCTCATTTTCTCTAACCTCACTTTCCCCAGAAACTCCATTTGCTAAATTTTCATCTAATCACTCAAGCTATTTATATCTAGTTGGAGATTAACAATATCTTCAACAAAACTTGCCATTCCACCTATTTGTGTGTCATCGGTAAACTTAATTACTTTAcattctgccccctcctccagatcattaatgcaaGTGGTAAATAATCTCCGAACCTTGGgtcacaaacaaaagcttctcactgtacctcagtacatgtggtgaTGATAATAAGCCAATTTCAATGAGCAGAAAAGATATTGCTGCATTTTTTGAAAGAATAAAGACAAACAAACAGTTCTTTATCATAtgaactcttccccccccccaccacacccccaaaaGTCTTTAATGCAAGattcaaaaacaataaaaaaaccaaatatttaaaaataggaGTCACATCACTGCCTCTCAATTCCATGCATCTCACTGGCGGTGGGAGGGAGCTATGTCCTTCAAGCAGCATTGAAATGGGAAGAAACAAGGTGGGAGTTGAGGCTCAGTACCTAGTATTTAATTGAAGCAAGTATAAGAGCTGGGtgtttatgttgaagttgtatacaATGCTGCTTTGCCATCAGTCTACTGTTTCGATCACAACATTGCAGCAAAGATACAATTGCACTGGAGGACGCACAAGAGATTTTGAGCACATTTCCAGGGTTGGAAGTTTTTAAAGTAATGAAGAAAGTCAAGTGATCACCTCTTTATTTTTAAGCTCTACCCATAATGGCTTCATTTGAAGAGTTTTGCAGGATCTCCTCCTTCGTTACAACATTGTTTAAGACTGTCACTGCAGTAATGTCCTCTCCTCATTTAACTCCTCCCCCACATGCCAGAGGTTTTTGTATCTTGTTAGGGAGttgtctttcaaccatgtctgTGTTGCATTGAACATTGAAATTATCAGCCTTACTTGTCAGGcttttgcattaaagtaaatgcagttcagCCCTCCAATCCTCCCATGTGTCTTTGTCTTCACATGCTCACGTCTTCTCAGCCAACTGGACCAACTTAGTTTTTCTTCTATATTTTGACCATACAGCCGAGAGGGGACCCACTATCATGTGCCAATTCTCACTGGTGGGTCAGAGCTGGAGAGTacacagcttcaaattcctgggtgttaacatcttggatgacccgtcctgggcccaacacacagatgcaaatcacaaagaaggcacaccagcacctctttctTAGAAGctaaaggagatttggcatgtcaccaaatattctcacagacttctacagatgcactgttgaaagtatcctgactagttgcatcatggcctggtatggcaattccaacacacaagaTCACgaggctgcagaaagtagtggccacagcctggtccatcatgggcactgacagtatctacaggaggtgtcgCCTCAAGGCAATGACATCCATTATCAACGATCCCCGCCATCCAGATCATGCCCTTTTCTCACTgctgctgtcaggcaggaggtacagaagcctgaagtcctacaccaccatgttcaggagtagttactttcctacaactatcaggttcttgaactgacctgcacaagcGTAATCCAACCTCTGCAtaggaacactacagaccacctcttgcacttccaTGGACTTGGCTCTGAACAAGTTTTCttattttttattatataaagcactaatgtcttgttttgcacagtgtctattttcttcactgtctggtacaatttatgtatttttatgttctgtgtgttgtctgaacctacatgcccaatgctgctgctgcaagcaagttcttcattgtacctgcacctcaccgtgtttgtgcatacaacaataaacttgacttactCTGTACTCCATTCCTCTTCCAAATAAGTTTAAAGCCTTCCAACAGCATGAGCAAACTTACTTGCAAGGATGTGGGGCCAATTCTGGCTACGCCCAGGACAAttaccaatgatccaaaaatctaaagccctccctcctacaccatcccttcaaccacccattcatTTGACCTATCCTAGAATcatgcagtatggaaacaggccatttggcccaacttgtccacactaaccagtgggcatccttccttattaatcccatctttcagtACTTGGCCTGTAGTCTTCCATGTCTAGCAAATTTAActgtctggacacttcttaaatgctgtcagtgactcagctTCAAACACTCTCAGGCAATATCCACTATTCCTATATGCACTGCAAGTATTCGAGAAATTACAGCCTGAGAGGTTGAGGTCCTGCAACCTCACTCAAGTtttgttgcaggacctcatccctctttttaTCCACGTCAATAGCACCAATGTTTACAACATTCTGCAGTCCCTCTGACATTGCTAACCCCGACATCCGAGGTAACACATTTTAGAACTTGATGGCCACAAACACCTGTTTGCTCCCCTTACAATCAAATCTCCCATCACACAAGCTCTGCAAGTTGGTTTGCTCTCCTGCTGTGTGGCAGAACTAGCCTTGGTATCATGGACCTGGCTGTTGCCGTTGCTCCCCACCCCCTACACTCCCAaaaggagtgtgggggtgggaaggaagggAATGGCCACAAGGGACCCACCTACTGCTCAGCCTGTTGGGGATATTTCTCTACTTGTACCAACAGTAGTTGTGGGGTGAGCAGCTCAGTAAATGTCCTGCCAACAACATCTCACATTACAGGTGCTCCACAGGGCGTTCATCTGCAACTTCAGCAGTTGAATACAACACTTCCTGTACACATGGTCACCAGGGTACTGGAAATGTACCCACAGCACTGGAGGGTAGATCCCCAGGACCAGACCAAGTTTATGCCAAGACGTTatgggaaggtagggaagaaatttctggggCCCTGCTATAGACTGTTGTTATCCATGGGTGAGTCATTGagtcgtatagcacagaaacagggtgttcaacccaactcatccacgcagACCAAGTTGTCCACTTGTGTTAGTCCCATAtttccgcatttggcccatatccccctaaatcgttcctatccatgtacctatgtaAATGTCTtagaaatgttgtgattgtacctacctctacctcttcctctgccagctcattccatatccccatCCCACTCAGCTCTCTACCCATAACAGTACATTAGCCCCAATTCAATGTGCTTTAACCTTGCACACTAATTCCTaatgtgggatcttatcaaaagccttctgaaaatccaaagatAGGACAGGCACTGGTTCTCCCCTTTCACTCTACCAGTTGCAGTCTCAAAaaaattccagtaaatttgtcaaacagcaTCTCCTTTCATAACTAATGCTCACTTTCACCAAACCTGTTGCTAATTTCCAAATGCTCTGTTAATTTGAAATAATGGACTCCAGCATTTCCACACGATAATACCTCTTTTTCACTCTCCCTTCTTCTTTAACGAGTGGGATTACATTCTGTAGGAAATGATAAGAGtctaaagaatgttggaaaataaCCACCAATGCATTCACTAATTCTAGGGCCACTTCCTTAAGTACTTTGGGATGGAGACTATtgggccctgaggatttattggccttcaatttcatcaacttcccgaacaactgatttccttcagctccttccACTCAATAGTCACCTGGATCCATAACATTTCTTGAAGGTGAATTGTGTCATCCTC encodes:
- the smim19 gene encoding small integral membrane protein 19 isoform X1, translated to MTLLPLVVGERERGEAGAGTGMRSGAGAGTGTGTGMGMGMDYTVHEAWNDATNVYLIAVLLSVGLLLYARRNKRKIMRIFTVPPTGNMTPEPNFYDSLQTVRLRQQLDMYSIARKYEQQQGQLDSVQLTVE
- the smim19 gene encoding small integral membrane protein 19 isoform X2, which codes for MTLLPLVVGERERGEAGAGTGMRSGAGAGTGTGTGMGMGMDYTVHEAWNDATNVYLIAVLLSVGLLLNKRKIMRIFTVPPTGNMTPEPNFYDSLQTVRLRQQLDMYSIARKYEQQQGQLDSVQLTVE